A single genomic interval of Azospirillum sp. TSA2s harbors:
- a CDS encoding D-2-hydroxyacid dehydrogenase, protein MSLAAETLPVPAPVIVVLDAATLAPGIALRRPAVPHAWRDFDRTAAGDTAERLRDATVAVVNKVRLDRATLDAAPGLRLVLVAATGMDNIDLDACAERGIAVRNVVGYGAATVAEHVFALVLALRRNLIAYRQSVLDGRWEESGQFCYHDFPVRELQGSRLALIGSGAIGGAVGRIAEAFGMEVVVAARKGRAAEPGRVSFEEALATADVLSLHCPLTPETRGLFDAQAFARMERRPILINTARGALIDGPALVDAVTAGRVSGVGLDVLAVEPITPDDPVRAILRHPNVIVTPHVAWAGRAAQQRIAETLSSALDEFLQCHRK, encoded by the coding sequence ATGAGCCTTGCAGCCGAAACTCTCCCCGTGCCCGCTCCCGTGATCGTCGTCCTCGACGCGGCGACGCTGGCGCCGGGCATCGCCCTGCGCCGACCCGCCGTTCCGCATGCCTGGCGGGACTTCGACCGGACCGCCGCCGGCGACACGGCGGAGCGCCTGCGCGACGCCACCGTCGCGGTGGTCAACAAGGTCCGGCTCGACCGCGCCACGCTCGACGCGGCGCCCGGTCTGCGGCTGGTCCTGGTCGCCGCCACCGGCATGGACAACATCGATCTTGACGCCTGCGCGGAGCGCGGCATCGCGGTGCGCAACGTCGTCGGCTATGGCGCCGCGACGGTGGCGGAGCATGTGTTCGCCCTGGTCCTGGCCTTGCGCCGCAACCTGATCGCCTACCGCCAGAGCGTGCTCGACGGCCGTTGGGAGGAGAGCGGGCAGTTCTGCTACCACGACTTCCCGGTGCGCGAGCTTCAGGGATCGCGGCTTGCCCTGATCGGCAGCGGCGCCATCGGCGGCGCCGTCGGCCGCATCGCCGAGGCCTTCGGCATGGAGGTCGTGGTCGCCGCCCGCAAGGGCCGGGCGGCTGAGCCCGGCCGCGTCTCCTTCGAGGAGGCGCTGGCGACCGCCGACGTGCTGTCGCTGCATTGCCCGCTGACGCCGGAGACGCGCGGCCTGTTCGACGCCCAGGCGTTCGCGCGGATGGAGCGCCGGCCGATCCTGATCAACACCGCGCGCGGCGCGCTGATCGACGGCCCGGCCCTGGTCGACGCGGTCACCGCGGGTCGGGTGTCCGGCGTCGGGCTGGACGTCCTGGCGGTCGAGCCGATCACGCCCGACGACCCGGTGCGCGCCATCCTCCGCCACCCCAACGTCATCGTCACCCCGCACGTCGCCTGGGCCGGGCGCGCCGCCCAGCAACGGATCGCGGAGACGTTGTCCAGCGCGCTCGATGAATTCTTGCAGTGTCATCGTAAATAA
- a CDS encoding glycerate kinase: MIPHPNEADTARRFLRGCFDRAVEVCRPDRILAGHLPPPPSGRTVVVGAGKAAASMAAALEAQWPGPLDGLVITRHGHGHPCARVRVVEAGHPNPDAEGERAAAELLRLVGGLGPDDLVLCLLSGGGSSLMMLPPDGLALAEVKAVNGALLRSGAPIGDMNRVRSVLSRLGGGRLAVAAWPAPVVTLSISDVPGDEPATIASGPTVPPVSSPALARAVLDRHRIPVPERLAAFLDSAAARPPDADHPAFGAGRFRLMASGLSALNAAADTARAAGIEPLVLGDAIEGEARQVGTVMAGIARSIRQGGTTIPRPCLLLSGGETSVTVTGHGRGGRNAEFLLSFALGIQEVEGIAAIACDTDGIDGSEDNAGALADGATAGRARAAGLDPADRLGDNDAHTVFAALGDLVVTGPTLTNVNDFRAVLIR, from the coding sequence GTGATCCCGCATCCGAACGAGGCAGACACGGCGCGGCGGTTCCTGCGCGGCTGCTTCGACCGCGCGGTGGAGGTCTGCCGGCCCGACCGCATCCTCGCCGGGCATCTGCCGCCGCCGCCGTCCGGCCGCACGGTGGTGGTCGGCGCCGGCAAGGCGGCGGCGTCGATGGCCGCCGCGCTGGAGGCGCAATGGCCCGGCCCGCTGGATGGTTTGGTCATCACCCGCCACGGCCACGGCCACCCCTGCGCCCGCGTCCGGGTGGTCGAGGCCGGCCACCCCAACCCCGACGCGGAGGGCGAGCGGGCGGCGGCCGAACTGCTGCGGCTGGTCGGCGGGCTCGGTCCCGACGATCTGGTGCTGTGCCTGCTGTCCGGCGGCGGCTCGTCGTTGATGATGCTGCCGCCGGACGGGCTGGCCCTGGCGGAGGTCAAGGCGGTCAATGGCGCGCTGCTGCGCAGCGGCGCGCCGATCGGCGACATGAACCGGGTGCGTTCGGTGCTGTCGCGGCTGGGCGGCGGACGGCTGGCCGTCGCGGCGTGGCCCGCCCCGGTGGTGACGCTGTCGATCTCCGACGTGCCGGGCGACGAGCCGGCGACCATCGCCTCCGGCCCCACGGTGCCGCCGGTGTCCAGCCCGGCGCTCGCCCGCGCCGTGCTCGACCGCCACCGCATCCCGGTGCCGGAACGGCTGGCCGCCTTCCTCGATTCCGCCGCCGCGCGGCCGCCGGACGCCGATCATCCCGCCTTCGGCGCCGGGCGCTTCCGCCTGATGGCGTCGGGCCTGTCGGCGCTGAACGCGGCGGCGGACACGGCGCGGGCGGCGGGGATCGAGCCGCTGGTGCTGGGCGACGCCATCGAGGGCGAGGCCCGGCAGGTCGGCACGGTGATGGCCGGCATCGCCCGCTCGATCCGTCAGGGCGGCACCACCATACCGCGCCCCTGCCTGCTGCTGTCGGGCGGCGAGACCAGCGTGACCGTCACCGGCCACGGGCGCGGCGGCCGCAACGCCGAGTTCCTGCTGTCCTTCGCGCTCGGCATCCAGGAGGTGGAGGGCATCGCCGCCATCGCCTGCGACACCGACGGCATCGACGGGTCGGAGGACAACGCCGGCGCGCTGGCCGACGGCGCCACCGCCGGCCGGGCGCGCGCTGCCGGGCTTGATCCGGCCGACCGGCTGGGCGACAACGACGCCCACACGGTGTTCGCGGCGCTCGGCGACCTCGTCGTCACCGGTCCCACACTGACCAACGTCAACGATTTCCGCGCGGTGCTGATCCGATGA
- a CDS encoding TRAP transporter large permease: MTPMAFGAILLLFFAAGIPIAIALGMTAAVSMHGSGIPLQAMVQRMFAALDSFPLSAIPFFVLAGAVMESAGISNRLINFAQSLVGRATGGLGLVTVISAMFFAAISGSSAATTAAIGSILIPAMTVRGYSKSFATAVQAASGELGVIIPPSIPMIIFALTAGVPVSIGDLFVAGVVPGVLIGASLMLTVYLISKKRGYGLGASGTGHGPRALGDPPPKGRAFREAFLPLLMPLIILGGIYGGVFTPTEAAVVAVFYALLLGGVVYRTLTAASVMEALRSSLLSTVVILLIISAASVFGWVLTANRIPDMIAQAFVAFSQDPYVFLLLVNVLLLIVGMFLETGAAIIILAPILTPVAVKLGIDPIHFGIVMIVNLAVGMTTPPVGVNLFVACQVAGLRIEQILKDMLPFYAVLLLDILILTYLPQITLWLPGVLK; the protein is encoded by the coding sequence ATGACACCGATGGCCTTCGGCGCCATTCTTCTGCTGTTCTTCGCCGCCGGCATCCCCATCGCCATCGCGCTCGGCATGACGGCGGCCGTGTCGATGCACGGGTCCGGCATCCCGTTGCAGGCGATGGTCCAGCGCATGTTCGCGGCGCTGGATTCCTTCCCGCTGTCGGCCATTCCCTTCTTCGTGCTGGCCGGCGCGGTGATGGAATCGGCCGGCATCTCCAACCGGCTGATCAATTTCGCGCAGTCGCTGGTCGGGCGGGCGACCGGCGGCCTCGGGCTGGTCACCGTCATCTCGGCGATGTTCTTCGCCGCCATCTCCGGGTCGAGCGCGGCGACGACCGCCGCCATCGGCAGCATCCTGATCCCGGCGATGACCGTGCGCGGCTATTCCAAGAGCTTCGCAACCGCCGTGCAGGCGGCGTCGGGCGAACTCGGCGTCATCATCCCGCCATCGATCCCGATGATCATCTTCGCCCTGACCGCCGGGGTGCCGGTGTCGATCGGCGACCTGTTCGTCGCCGGCGTCGTGCCCGGCGTGCTGATCGGCGCGTCGCTGATGCTGACCGTCTATCTCATCAGCAAGAAGCGCGGCTACGGCCTCGGCGCTTCCGGCACGGGCCACGGTCCCCGCGCGCTGGGCGATCCGCCGCCCAAGGGTCGGGCCTTCCGCGAGGCGTTCCTGCCGCTGCTGATGCCGCTCATCATCCTCGGCGGCATCTATGGCGGCGTCTTCACCCCGACCGAGGCGGCGGTGGTCGCCGTGTTCTACGCGCTGCTGCTCGGCGGCGTCGTCTACCGGACGCTGACGGCGGCCAGCGTGATGGAGGCGTTGCGCTCTTCCCTGCTCAGCACCGTGGTGATCCTGCTGATCATCTCGGCGGCCAGCGTGTTCGGCTGGGTGCTGACCGCCAACCGCATTCCGGACATGATCGCCCAGGCCTTCGTGGCGTTCTCGCAGGACCCGTATGTCTTCCTGCTGCTGGTCAACGTGCTTCTGCTGATCGTCGGCATGTTCCTGGAAACCGGGGCGGCCATTATCATCCTCGCCCCGATCCTGACGCCGGTGGCGGTCAAGCTGGGCATCGACCCGATCCATTTCGGCATCGTGATGATCGTGAACCTCGCCGTCGGCATGACCACGCCGCCGGTCGGCGTCAACCTGTTCGTCGCCTGCCAGGTCGCCGGCCTGCGCATCGAGCAGATCCTGAAGGACATGCTGCCCTTCTACGCCGTCCTGCTGCTGGACATCCTGATCCTCACCTATCTGCCCCAGATCACGCTGTGGCTGCCGGGGGTGCTGAAGTGA